One region of Brassica napus cultivar Da-Ae chromosome A10, Da-Ae, whole genome shotgun sequence genomic DNA includes:
- the LOC125579043 gene encoding elongator complex protein 1-like isoform X2, with protein sequence MGEVFESGSMHKKIKIWENDSGALQSSSEAKDFMKGILEWMPSGAKIAAVYKKKSDDGCPSIAFFERNGLERSSFSIGEPGDANVAFESLKWNSASDLLAGVVSCKTHDAVRVWYFSNNHWYLKQEIRYPREAGVMVMWDPTKPTQLICWTLAGQVTVCNFMWVTAVMEDSTAFVVDNNKILVTPLSLSLMPPPMYLFSLSFSSAVKDIAYYSRNSKSCLAVFLSDGNLSFVEFPARDTWEDLEGRDFNAEISECKTALGYVTHLLWLDVHSLLCVSAYGSSQNKCLSSGSSETELHGSYLQEVEVVCHEDHVPDQVTSSGFGASVTSQTPLESPVMALAWNPSKRDSAFVEFEGGKVLSYASRSGFMETRINDNSISFPSACPWVKVAQVDAGGLQKPLVCGLDDMGRLYINGKSLCNNCSSFSFYSELDNEVVTHLIILTKQDFLFIIDTEDVLQGGEVALGNVYFVIDGRKRDEEVMSYVNVWEKGAKVIGVLNGDEAAVILKTIRGNLECIYPRKLVLSSITNALAQQRFKDALNLVRRHRIDFNVIVDLYGWQAFLQSAVEFVEQVNNLNHVTEFVCAMKNEDVTETLYKTFSFSKKRDKVLQAKDLSGNKVSSVLQAIRKALEEHIPESPSRELCILTTLARSDPPAIEESLMRIKSVREMELQNSSSDDNSSKKSRPSAEEALKHLLWLLDSEAVFEAALGLYDLNLAAIVALNSQRDPKEFLPYLQELERMSEPLMHFNIDLKLQRFDSALKSIVSAGDEYFPDCMDLIKKNPQLFPLGLQLITDSEKKQAVLEAWGDHLTDEKRFEDAATTYLCCFNLEKASKAYRECGDWSGVLRVGALMKLGKDEILKLAYELCEEVNALGKPGEAAKIALEYCGDISGGVNLLINAREWEEALRVAFMHTEDGLVSVVKSSALECANGLVSEFKESIEKVGKYLTRYLAVRQRRLLLAAKLKSEERSVIDLDDDTASEASSNLSGMSAYTLGTRRGSAASVTSSTATKARDLRRQRKSGKIRAGSAGEEMALVDHLKGMRMTEGGKRELKSLLICLVTLGEKESAQKLQQTAENFQVAQVAAVELADDTVSSESVDEEVYSFERYALKTRSTARGSDAFSWMLKVFVSP encoded by the exons ATGGGTGAGGTTTTTGAATCCGGCTCTATGCATAAGAAGATTAAGATATGGGAGAATGATTCTGGCGCTTTGCAGTCTTCTTCAGAAGCAAAAGATTTCATGAAGGGGATTCTTGAATGGATGCCTAGTGGGGCAAAAATCGCAGCTGTTTATAAAAAGAAGTCAGATGATGGATGCCCGTCGATTGCTTTCTTCGAGAGGAACGGACTTGAGAGGAGCTCATTTAGCATCGGAGAGCCTGGAGATGCCAACGTAGCATTTGAATCTCTGAAGTGGAACTCTGCATCAGATCTTCTTGCAGGGGTTGTTAGTTGCAAAACACACGATGCTGTTAGGGTGTGGTACTTTAGCAACAACCACTGGTACCTGAAACAGGAGATTAGGTATCCAAGGGAAGCTGGAGTAATGGTCATGTGGGATCCAACAAAGCCAACGCAGTTGATATGTTGGACTCTGGCAGGGCAAGTTACCGTTTGTAATTTTATGTGGGTAACGGCAGTCATGGAGGACTCAACAGCCTTTGTCGTAGATAATAACAAGATTCTCGTGACGCCACTGTCTTTGTCCTTGATGCCGCCTCCTATGTATTTGTTCAGCCTTAGCTTCTCTTCCGCTGTAAAGGACATAGCATATTACTCAAGGAACTCTAAAAGTTGTCTGGCTGTGTTCTTGTCTGATGGAAACCTGTCTTTTGTTGAGTTTCCTGCACGTGATACTTGGGAAGATCTTGAAGGTAGAGACTTCAATGCAGAAATTTCGGAGTGTAAAACAGCGTTGGGCTATGTTACACATCTTCTATGGCTCGATGTCCATTCGCTTCTGTGCGTCTCTGCTTATGGCTCTAGCCAGAACAAGTGTCTCTCTTCTGGTTCGTCTGAGACAGAGCTTCACGGTTCTTATTTACAGGAAGTTGAAGTCGTCTGTCACGAGGATCATGTTCCTGATCAAGTAACATCCTCTGGCTTTGGTGCTAGCGTTACTTCCCAGACACCTCTCGAGTCACCTGTCATGGCTCTTGCCTGGAACCCTAGCAAGCGTGATTCAGCCTTTGTAGAGTTTGAGGGTGGGAAAGTGCTTAGCTATGCATCAAGATCAGGCTTTATGGAAACTCGTATCAATGATAATAGTATCTCTTTTCCATCAGCTTGTCCTTGGGTGAAGGTAGCGCAGGTTGATGCTGGTGGCCTGCAGAAGCCCTTGGTATGTGGGCTAGATGATATGGGCAGACTGTACATCAACGGGAAGAGCCTATGTAACAACTGCAGCAGCTTCTCGTTTTACTCAGAGCTGGACAATGAAGTGGTTACCCATCTGATCATCTTGACCAAACAGGATTTTCTCTTTATCATCGACACCGAGGATGTACTGCAGGGAGGAGAAGTGGCACTTGGAAACGTCTACTTTGTCATTGACGGTAGAAAGCGAGATGAGGAAGTTATGAGCTACGTAAACGTTTGGGAGAAAGGTGCCAAAGTAATAGGAGTCCTCAACGGAGACGAAGCTGCTGTAATATTAAAAACTATCCGGGGCAATCTCGAATGCATTTATCCTAGAAAGCTAGTCCTGTCTTCAATCACGAATGCGTTAGCTCAGCAACGGTTTAAAGATGCATTAAACTTGGTTAGGCGACACAGAATCGACTTTAATGTTATCGTGGACCTATACGGGTGGCAGGCGTTTCTACAATCAGCTGTAGAGTTTGTTGAACAAGTAAACAATCTGAACCACGTTACGGAGTTCGTTTGCGCTATGAAGAATGAAGATGTTACAGAAACACTTTACAAGACGTTCTCCTTCTCCAAAAAGAGGGACAAGGTTTTACAAGCGAAGGATCTATCCGGTAACAAAGTATCATCAGTTCTACAAGCAATTAGAAAAGCCCTTGAAGAGCATATACCAGAGAGTCCCTCAAGGGAGCTTTGTATCTTGACCACTCTCGCCCGAAGTGATCCACCGGCTATTGAGGAGTCTCTCATGAGGATAAAATCTGTTCGTGAGATGGAGTTGCAAAACTCCTCTTCTGATGATAACTCAAGTAAAAAGTCTCGTCCATCTGCAGAAGAAGCATTGAAACACCTTCTGTGGTTATTAGACTCAGAGGCTGTCTTCGAAGCTGCTTTAGGTCTTTACGATCTGAACCTTGCAGCTATCGTGGCGCTCAACTCCCAACGCGATCCGAAAGAGTTTCTACCTTATCTCCAGGAGCTGGAGAGAATGTCCGAACCTCTGATGCATTTCAACATCGACCTTAAACTGCAGCGTTTCGATAGCGCTCTCAAGAGCATCGTATCAGCAGGGGATGAGTACTTTCCTGATTGCATGGACTTGATCAAGAAGAACCCTCAGCTTTTCCCGCTTGGCCTTCAGCTGATTACCGATTCTGAAAAGAAACAAGCGGTTCTAGAGGCTTGGGGAGATCATCTCACTGATGAGAAACGTTTCGAGGATGCTGCTACTACGTACCTATGCTGCTTTAACCTTGAAAAGGCTTCAAAGGCGTATCGTGAGTGTGGTGATTGGAGTGGAGTACTCAGAGTAGGCGCGCTAATGAAGTTAGGGAAAGATGAGATCCTGAAATTAGCGTACGAGTTATGTGAAGAGGTCAATGCACTTGGGAAGCCTGGGGAAGCAGCGAAGATAGCTTTAGAGTATTGCGGAGATATAAGCGGTGGAGTTAATTTGCTTATCAATGCGAGGGAGTGGGAAGAAGCTTTAAGGGTTGCCTTTATGCATACAGAAGATGGTTTAGTCTCAGTGGTGAAGAGCTCTGCTCTTGAGTGTGCTAATGGTCTAGTAAGCGAATTCAAAGAATCGATAGAGAAAGTAGGAAAGTATTTGACTCGGTATCTAGCTGTTCGTCAGAGACGGTTGCTGCTTGCAGCAAAGCTCAAGTCTGAGGAACGGTCAGTCATTGATCTTGATGATGACACAGCTTCAGAAGCAAGTAGCAACCTGAGTGGCATGAGCGCCTATACTTTAGG GACAAGGAGAGGTTCTGCTGCTTCAGTCACCTCAAGCACGGCGACTAAGGCAAGAGACTTGAGGCGGCAGAGAAAGAGCGGGAAGATCCGAGCTGGCAG TGCGGGTGAGGAGATGgctcttgttgatcatttgaaaGGTATGCGCATGACAGAAGGAGGAAAGAGAGAGCTGAAGTCTTTATTGATATGTTTGGTAACACTTGGTGAGAAGGAGTCTGCACAGAAGTTGCAACAGACTGCAGAGAATTTCCAGGTCGCTCAGGTAGCAGCAGTTGAGCTAGCAGACGATACAGTCTCCAGCGAGAGCGTTGATGAAGAAGTGTATTCCTTTGAACGTTACGCTCTGAAGACGAGGTCCACGGCACGAGGATCTGATGCCTTTAGCTGGATGCTTAAGGTGTTCGTTAGCCCATGA
- the LOC125579040 gene encoding protein ZINC INDUCED FACILITATOR-LIKE 1-like — MAEEYAECLLENKFHENCPGCKVDQMKRLRRGFPFSELLTVWLIVLCTALPISSLFPFLYFMIGDFNIAKKEEDIGFYAGFVGCSFMLGRTLTSVIWGIVADRYGRKPVILIGTASVVIFNTLFGLSVNFWMAIITRFCLGSFNGLLGPIKAYAMETFRDEYQGLALSAVSTAWGIGLIIGPAMGGFLAQPAKQYPSLFSEESVFGKFPYLLPCLAISCFALLVTIISLRIPETLHNHKIDDDAPSPDESFDASKLLSHDPESHKAIERNEKTSLLKNWPLISSIIVYCIFSLHDMAYTEIFSLWANSPRKYGGLGYSSADVGSVLAFSGFGLLIFQLSLYSYAERLLGPTMVTRISGSLALVLLSTYPLIAKLSGFALTLALNCASVAKNVLATSAITGLFILQNRAVRQDQRGAANGIAMTAMSLFKAIGPAAAGIIYSWSEKRQDAAFLPGTQMVFFILGTVLALGVVMTFKPFLAQTQH, encoded by the exons ATGGCTGAAGAGTATGCAGAATGTTTGCTGGAGAATAAGTTCCATGAGAACTGCCCTGGCTGCAAGGTTGACCAGATGAAGAGGCTTCGCCGTGGCTTCCCTTTCTCCGAGCTTCTCACCGTTTGGCTCATCGTCCTCTGCACCG CTCTGCCCATTTCCTCTCTTTTCCCATTTCTTTACTTTATG ATTGGTGATTTTAACATagcaaagaaagaagaagacattggGTTCTATGCTGGATTTGTTG GTTGCTCTTTCATGCTCGGACGAACATTGACATCTGTCATCTGGGGCATTGTGGCTGACCGTTATGGTAGAAAACCAGTAATCCTCATAGGAACTGCTTCAGT GGTCATTTTCAATACTCTGTTTGGCCTAAGTGTAAATTTCTGGATGGCCATCATCACAAGGTTTTGCCTAGGTAGTTTCAACGGTTTACTTGGTCCTATTAAG GCTTACGCAATGGAAACATTCCGTGATGAATATCAAGGTTTAGCACTCTCAGCT GTTAGTACAGCATGGGGCATTGGACTCATCATTGGTCCTGCTATGGGAGGCTTTCTTGCTCAG CCTGCAAAGCAATATCCAAGTTTATTCTCAGAGGAGTCGGTTTTTGGGAA GTTTCCCTACTTGTTGCCGTGCTTAGCAATATCTTGTTTTGCACTTTTGGTTACCATAATTTCATTAAGGATTCCG GAAACATTGCACAATCACAAGATTGATGATGATGCACCATCACCTGATGAGTCCTTTGATGCTTCCAAACTTTTGTCTCATGACCCTGAATCTCATAAAGCGATAGAGAGAAATGAAAAAACCTCTCTTCTGAAGAACTGGCCACTGATTTCATCTATTATCGTCTACTGCATTTTTTCACTTCATGATATGGCTTACACAGAG ATCTTTTCATTGTGGGCAAACAGTCCGAGGAAATATGGAGGTTTGGGATACTCATCAGCCGATGTTGGTTCTGTTCTTGCATTTTCAG GGTTTGGTCTCCTTATCTTTCAGCTTTCCCTCTACTCTTATGCGGAGAGGCTCTTAGGACCAACCATGGTTACACGTATCTCCGGG AGTTTGGCATTAGTTCTCTTATCAACGTACCCTCTAATAGCAAAGCTATCTGGTTTTGCCCTTACGTTGGCGCTAAACTGTGCGTCTGTAGCAAAGAATGTTTTAGCC ACTTCTGCTATTACTGGTTTATTCATACTTCAAAACAGGGCGGTA AGACAAGACCAAAGAGGAGCAGCCAATGGGATTGCCATGACAGCAATGTCTCTTTTTAAAGCAATAGGTCCAGCAGCAGCAGGcataat CTATTCTTGGAGCGAGAAGCGTCAGGATGCTGCTTTCCTTCCTG gaACACAAATGGTATTCTTTATCCTCGGTACGGTCTTGGCACTCGGAGTTGTAATGACGTTCAAACCATTTCTTGCTCAAACACAACACTAG
- the LOC125579047 gene encoding uncharacterized protein LOC125579047 yields MANLYTLASATRLSVSLPNPHVLPTRRRFHLPSATLASSSPESSASSTPSSIPVVNGNTLSSSYGTRDKVVVDDNSLFARFFRSTESTVEKIIFDFRFLALLAVGGSLAGSLLCFLNGCVYVMEAYKVYWTNCVKGIHKGQMVLHLVEAIDVYLAGTVMLIFSMGLYGLFISNSPSDIPPESDRALKASSLFGMFAMKERPKWMKISSLDELKTKVGHVIVMILLVKMFERSKMVTIATGLDLLSYSVCIFLSSASLYILHNLHKGEH; encoded by the exons ATGGCTAATCTCTACACGTTAGCCTCCGCCACTCGACTCTCCGTTTCGCTTCCTAATCCTCACGTCCTCCCCACGCGTCGCCGTTTTCATCTGCCGTCAGCAACTCTTGCCTCATCCTCTCCAGAGTCATCGGCATCATCCACCCCTAGTTCGATCCCCGTTGTCAACGGAAACACGTTGTCAAGTTCTTATGGAACTCGAGATAAGGTTGTTGTGGATGATAACAGCCTCTTTGCTCGCTTCTTTCGCTCCACCGAATCCACCGTCGAGAAG ATCATATTCGATTTTCGGTTCCTGGCACTCTTGGCAGTAGGTGGTTCTTTGGCTGGTTCGCTACTCTGCTTCCTCAAT GGGTGCGTCTATGTCATGGAAGCATATAAAGTCTACTGGACAAACTGTGTCAAAGGCATCCACAAGGGCCAAATGGTTTTACACCTCGTCGAAGCTATTG ATGTTTATCTGGCTGGGACTGTTATGCTAATATTTAGCATGGGTTTGTATGGACTCTTCATCAGCAACTCCCCTTCTGATATCCCTCCTGAATCCGATCGTGCCCTTAAAGCCTCTTCTCTATTCGGAATGTTTGCCATGAAGGAGAGACCGAAATGGATGAAGATCAGCTCGCTTGATGAGCTCAAAACCAAAGTTGGACATGTTATTGTCATGATCCTTCTAGTGAAGATGTTCGAAAGAAGCAAGATGGTTACCATCGCCACTGGACTAGACTTGCTAAGCTATTCCGTTTGTATTTTCTTGTCATCTGCTTCTCTCTATATCCTCCATAACCTCCACAAAGGAGAGCACTGA
- the LOC106372272 gene encoding RNA polymerase sigma factor sigD, chloroplastic, with protein sequence MATIPTTATATMCPSPPLPTVSPLLRTSHQCQPSPSSSSIKLGTTLFFNEATVDRAAESSVVIKPDKWGSQLEKRRKRRRRRRAGFERLEPEEDDDVDQVVEPVAEPVSIPVGASRSGFLSRSDEVQLCLYLKEGAILENLGTSGEENGMVSVLLSSTGKGKKKRSANEILCRRREAREKITRCYRRLVVSIATGYQGKGLNLQDLIQEGSIGLLRGAERFDPERGYKLSTYVYWWIKQAILRAIAHKSRLVKLPGSMWELTAKVAEASNVLTRKLRRSPSSEEIAEHLNINVSAVRLAVERSRSPVSLDRVASHYGRMTLQEIVRGPDETRPEEMVKREHMKEGIKQLLGTLTARESRVLGLYFGLNGETPMSFEEIGKSLKLSRERVRQINGIALAKLRNVHNVNDLRIYYSSSE encoded by the exons ATGGCCACCATACCCACCACTGCCACCGCCACCATGTGTCCCTCTCCTCCTCTCCCAACAGTTTCTCCGTTACTCAGAACAAGTCACCAATGTCAaccatctccttcttcatcatccatAAAGCTTGGTACCACTCTGTTTTTCAATGAAGCCACTGTGGATAGAGCGGCTGAGAGCTCTGTGGTGATCAAACCTGACAAATGGGGATCTCAGTTAGaaaagaggaggaagaggaggaggagaagaagagcaGGTTTCGAGCGTCTAGAgcctgaagaagatgatgatgttgaCCAAGTAGTAGAACCAGTAGCAGAACCAGTTAGTATTCCTGTTGGAGCTTCACGGTCTGGGTTCTTGAGTCGTTCAGACGAGGTTCAGCTTTGCTTGTACCTCAAG GAAGGAGCGATACTGGAAAACCTTGGAACAAGTGGTGAAGAGAATGGAATGGTTTCAGTTTTGCTGTCAAGTACTGGCAAAGGGAAGAAGAAGCGTAGCGCTAATGAGATACTAtgcagaagaagagaagctaGAGAGAAGATTACTCGTTGTTACCGGAGGCTAGTTGTCTCTATTGCAACAGGCTACCAAGGCAAAGGGTTGAATCTTCAAGACCTGATTCAGGAAGGAAGCATAGGACTCCTAAGAGGAGCTGAGAGATTTGATCCTGAACGTGGCTACAAACTATCAACTTATGTCTACTGGTGGATCAAACAGGCCATTCTTAGAGCTATTGCTCACAAGTCTAGACTTGTCAAATTGCCG GGAAGCATGTGGGAGCTAACGGCGAAAGTAGCAGAAGCTAGTAATGTTTTAACCAGAAAACTAAGACGATCACCGAGCTCCGAAGAGATTGCAGAGCACCTCAACATCAATGTTTCAGCGGTTAGACTTGCTGTGGAGCGTAGCAGATCCCCTGTTTCGTTGGACAGAGTCGCATCTCATTATGGCCGCATGACACTGCAG GAGATTGTAAGGGGACCAGATGAAACAAGGCCAGAGGAGATGGTGAAAAGGGAGCACATGAAGGAGGGGATTAAGCAGCTTTTGGGAACTCTCACCGCTAGAGAATCACGAGTATTGGGACTCTACTTTGGTCTCAACGGAGAGACTCCTATGTCTTTTGAAGAGATAGGTAAGTCGTTGAAGCTTTCAAGAGAGAGGGTAAGGCAAATCAATGGCATTGCCTTGGCGAAGCTACGAAATGTACATAATGTGAATGATCTGAGAATATACTATTCCTCTAGTGAATGA
- the LOC125579043 gene encoding elongator complex protein 1-like isoform X1, translating into MKNLKLFSEVSQNIQLHSTEDEAVQFAAYDIDQSRLFFASSTNFVYALHLSSFHNGRDSAKGLPVEVCSIDLEAGDFITAFDYLAEKESLLIGTSRGLLLVHVVESNVTELVGNIEGGVRCLSPSPTGDLLGLISGFGQLLVMTYDWDLMYERELSEAPEGGYVREADDVSVNCEGPSISWRGDGKYFATMGEVFESGSMHKKIKIWENDSGALQSSSEAKDFMKGILEWMPSGAKIAAVYKKKSDDGCPSIAFFERNGLERSSFSIGEPGDANVAFESLKWNSASDLLAGVVSCKTHDAVRVWYFSNNHWYLKQEIRYPREAGVMVMWDPTKPTQLICWTLAGQVTVCNFMWVTAVMEDSTAFVVDNNKILVTPLSLSLMPPPMYLFSLSFSSAVKDIAYYSRNSKSCLAVFLSDGNLSFVEFPARDTWEDLEGRDFNAEISECKTALGYVTHLLWLDVHSLLCVSAYGSSQNKCLSSGSSETELHGSYLQEVEVVCHEDHVPDQVTSSGFGASVTSQTPLESPVMALAWNPSKRDSAFVEFEGGKVLSYASRSGFMETRINDNSISFPSACPWVKVAQVDAGGLQKPLVCGLDDMGRLYINGKSLCNNCSSFSFYSELDNEVVTHLIILTKQDFLFIIDTEDVLQGGEVALGNVYFVIDGRKRDEEVMSYVNVWEKGAKVIGVLNGDEAAVILKTIRGNLECIYPRKLVLSSITNALAQQRFKDALNLVRRHRIDFNVIVDLYGWQAFLQSAVEFVEQVNNLNHVTEFVCAMKNEDVTETLYKTFSFSKKRDKVLQAKDLSGNKVSSVLQAIRKALEEHIPESPSRELCILTTLARSDPPAIEESLMRIKSVREMELQNSSSDDNSSKKSRPSAEEALKHLLWLLDSEAVFEAALGLYDLNLAAIVALNSQRDPKEFLPYLQELERMSEPLMHFNIDLKLQRFDSALKSIVSAGDEYFPDCMDLIKKNPQLFPLGLQLITDSEKKQAVLEAWGDHLTDEKRFEDAATTYLCCFNLEKASKAYRECGDWSGVLRVGALMKLGKDEILKLAYELCEEVNALGKPGEAAKIALEYCGDISGGVNLLINAREWEEALRVAFMHTEDGLVSVVKSSALECANGLVSEFKESIEKVGKYLTRYLAVRQRRLLLAAKLKSEERSVIDLDDDTASEASSNLSGMSAYTLGTRRGSAASVTSSTATKARDLRRQRKSGKIRAGSAGEEMALVDHLKGMRMTEGGKRELKSLLICLVTLGEKESAQKLQQTAENFQVAQVAAVELADDTVSSESVDEEVYSFERYALKTRSTARGSDAFSWMLKVFVSP; encoded by the exons ATGAAAAACTTGAAGCTTTTCTCGGAGGTTTCTCAGAACATCCAATTGCATTCGACTGAAGACGAAGCTGTACAGTTCGCAGCTTACGACATCGACCAGAGTCGCTTGTTCTTCGCATCTTCTACTAACTTCGTTTACGCCCTTCACCTCTCTTCCTTCCAC AATGGGAGAGATAGTGCGAAGGGTTTGCCTGTGGAGGTCTGCAGTATTGATTTGGAGGCAGGGGATTTCATCACTGCCTTTGATTATCTCGCGGAGAAGGAGTCTTTATTAATCGGGACTTCTCGTGGCCTTCTACTTGTGCACGTGGTGGAGAGCAATGTGACTGAGCTAGTTGGAAATATAGAAGGAGGTGTCAGGTGTCTCTCGCCTAGTCCTACTGGAGATCTGCTTGGATTGATTAGCGGTTTTGGTCAGTTGCTTGTAATGACTTATGATTGGGATTTGATGTATGAGAGGGAGCTTTCTGAGGCTCCTGAAGGTGGTTACGTAC GTGAAGCAGATGATGTGTCTGTAAACTGTGAGGGACCTTCCATTTCCTGGAGAGGCGATGGGAAGTATTTTGCCACTATGGGTGAGGTTTTTGAATCCGGCTCTATGCATAAGAAGATTAAGATATGGGAGAATGATTCTGGCGCTTTGCAGTCTTCTTCAGAAGCAAAAGATTTCATGAAGGGGATTCTTGAATGGATGCCTAGTGGGGCAAAAATCGCAGCTGTTTATAAAAAGAAGTCAGATGATGGATGCCCGTCGATTGCTTTCTTCGAGAGGAACGGACTTGAGAGGAGCTCATTTAGCATCGGAGAGCCTGGAGATGCCAACGTAGCATTTGAATCTCTGAAGTGGAACTCTGCATCAGATCTTCTTGCAGGGGTTGTTAGTTGCAAAACACACGATGCTGTTAGGGTGTGGTACTTTAGCAACAACCACTGGTACCTGAAACAGGAGATTAGGTATCCAAGGGAAGCTGGAGTAATGGTCATGTGGGATCCAACAAAGCCAACGCAGTTGATATGTTGGACTCTGGCAGGGCAAGTTACCGTTTGTAATTTTATGTGGGTAACGGCAGTCATGGAGGACTCAACAGCCTTTGTCGTAGATAATAACAAGATTCTCGTGACGCCACTGTCTTTGTCCTTGATGCCGCCTCCTATGTATTTGTTCAGCCTTAGCTTCTCTTCCGCTGTAAAGGACATAGCATATTACTCAAGGAACTCTAAAAGTTGTCTGGCTGTGTTCTTGTCTGATGGAAACCTGTCTTTTGTTGAGTTTCCTGCACGTGATACTTGGGAAGATCTTGAAGGTAGAGACTTCAATGCAGAAATTTCGGAGTGTAAAACAGCGTTGGGCTATGTTACACATCTTCTATGGCTCGATGTCCATTCGCTTCTGTGCGTCTCTGCTTATGGCTCTAGCCAGAACAAGTGTCTCTCTTCTGGTTCGTCTGAGACAGAGCTTCACGGTTCTTATTTACAGGAAGTTGAAGTCGTCTGTCACGAGGATCATGTTCCTGATCAAGTAACATCCTCTGGCTTTGGTGCTAGCGTTACTTCCCAGACACCTCTCGAGTCACCTGTCATGGCTCTTGCCTGGAACCCTAGCAAGCGTGATTCAGCCTTTGTAGAGTTTGAGGGTGGGAAAGTGCTTAGCTATGCATCAAGATCAGGCTTTATGGAAACTCGTATCAATGATAATAGTATCTCTTTTCCATCAGCTTGTCCTTGGGTGAAGGTAGCGCAGGTTGATGCTGGTGGCCTGCAGAAGCCCTTGGTATGTGGGCTAGATGATATGGGCAGACTGTACATCAACGGGAAGAGCCTATGTAACAACTGCAGCAGCTTCTCGTTTTACTCAGAGCTGGACAATGAAGTGGTTACCCATCTGATCATCTTGACCAAACAGGATTTTCTCTTTATCATCGACACCGAGGATGTACTGCAGGGAGGAGAAGTGGCACTTGGAAACGTCTACTTTGTCATTGACGGTAGAAAGCGAGATGAGGAAGTTATGAGCTACGTAAACGTTTGGGAGAAAGGTGCCAAAGTAATAGGAGTCCTCAACGGAGACGAAGCTGCTGTAATATTAAAAACTATCCGGGGCAATCTCGAATGCATTTATCCTAGAAAGCTAGTCCTGTCTTCAATCACGAATGCGTTAGCTCAGCAACGGTTTAAAGATGCATTAAACTTGGTTAGGCGACACAGAATCGACTTTAATGTTATCGTGGACCTATACGGGTGGCAGGCGTTTCTACAATCAGCTGTAGAGTTTGTTGAACAAGTAAACAATCTGAACCACGTTACGGAGTTCGTTTGCGCTATGAAGAATGAAGATGTTACAGAAACACTTTACAAGACGTTCTCCTTCTCCAAAAAGAGGGACAAGGTTTTACAAGCGAAGGATCTATCCGGTAACAAAGTATCATCAGTTCTACAAGCAATTAGAAAAGCCCTTGAAGAGCATATACCAGAGAGTCCCTCAAGGGAGCTTTGTATCTTGACCACTCTCGCCCGAAGTGATCCACCGGCTATTGAGGAGTCTCTCATGAGGATAAAATCTGTTCGTGAGATGGAGTTGCAAAACTCCTCTTCTGATGATAACTCAAGTAAAAAGTCTCGTCCATCTGCAGAAGAAGCATTGAAACACCTTCTGTGGTTATTAGACTCAGAGGCTGTCTTCGAAGCTGCTTTAGGTCTTTACGATCTGAACCTTGCAGCTATCGTGGCGCTCAACTCCCAACGCGATCCGAAAGAGTTTCTACCTTATCTCCAGGAGCTGGAGAGAATGTCCGAACCTCTGATGCATTTCAACATCGACCTTAAACTGCAGCGTTTCGATAGCGCTCTCAAGAGCATCGTATCAGCAGGGGATGAGTACTTTCCTGATTGCATGGACTTGATCAAGAAGAACCCTCAGCTTTTCCCGCTTGGCCTTCAGCTGATTACCGATTCTGAAAAGAAACAAGCGGTTCTAGAGGCTTGGGGAGATCATCTCACTGATGAGAAACGTTTCGAGGATGCTGCTACTACGTACCTATGCTGCTTTAACCTTGAAAAGGCTTCAAAGGCGTATCGTGAGTGTGGTGATTGGAGTGGAGTACTCAGAGTAGGCGCGCTAATGAAGTTAGGGAAAGATGAGATCCTGAAATTAGCGTACGAGTTATGTGAAGAGGTCAATGCACTTGGGAAGCCTGGGGAAGCAGCGAAGATAGCTTTAGAGTATTGCGGAGATATAAGCGGTGGAGTTAATTTGCTTATCAATGCGAGGGAGTGGGAAGAAGCTTTAAGGGTTGCCTTTATGCATACAGAAGATGGTTTAGTCTCAGTGGTGAAGAGCTCTGCTCTTGAGTGTGCTAATGGTCTAGTAAGCGAATTCAAAGAATCGATAGAGAAAGTAGGAAAGTATTTGACTCGGTATCTAGCTGTTCGTCAGAGACGGTTGCTGCTTGCAGCAAAGCTCAAGTCTGAGGAACGGTCAGTCATTGATCTTGATGATGACACAGCTTCAGAAGCAAGTAGCAACCTGAGTGGCATGAGCGCCTATACTTTAGG GACAAGGAGAGGTTCTGCTGCTTCAGTCACCTCAAGCACGGCGACTAAGGCAAGAGACTTGAGGCGGCAGAGAAAGAGCGGGAAGATCCGAGCTGGCAG TGCGGGTGAGGAGATGgctcttgttgatcatttgaaaGGTATGCGCATGACAGAAGGAGGAAAGAGAGAGCTGAAGTCTTTATTGATATGTTTGGTAACACTTGGTGAGAAGGAGTCTGCACAGAAGTTGCAACAGACTGCAGAGAATTTCCAGGTCGCTCAGGTAGCAGCAGTTGAGCTAGCAGACGATACAGTCTCCAGCGAGAGCGTTGATGAAGAAGTGTATTCCTTTGAACGTTACGCTCTGAAGACGAGGTCCACGGCACGAGGATCTGATGCCTTTAGCTGGATGCTTAAGGTGTTCGTTAGCCCATGA